A genomic segment from Mycoplasmopsis arginini encodes:
- a CDS encoding ATP-dependent DNA helicase — protein sequence MKRQHSQVIGIFEKRLWQSKDRRTLIVAFRVLENDKNNPVNVNLYNSISITIKDNLFEELKIQAYDKTYEITIYKNDSSKYSDSYLINYDYPLKIVQSEITSNESLNYINRVIKLPIFKDVENIKTNILIKELGENVFQRIYDSKKMFGPDFGIEEEKWNQFVKIVKDNYQYIVDMTHLFKINVSYSGCKLILNKFDSLKSFLNEYFDSLYDFYFDIDEDEKIKLSDIDKIVKEYNPTSLFQKNSTYLYSVLEDYFFNSGNTRIKKEDCYKILLEYSKEENLVTNIDHFYDAINLLLEKRLLVELEYNDGSYYTTRDTIYMEEYILKRLANLKKKEKSKANIIFSIPSKFDDNQAKAIKAALTKDLVLITGNPGTGKTLITNEIIDQLLDNYHEEDVAILTPTGRATININANQERKRAQTIHSFLWWDQDTNRYFVNENAPSDVSILIIDEFSMVPLGLFYKLLKGISKYTLEKIILVGDKDQLPAIGSGYLIKDFIVNDIFDTIVLKKIYRQAGNYEIVNDALKINDGLFPEFSSKNSQFYPTKRKDLKYKIIDKIEELLAKGYDKKEIAVLSPMYKHETGIDELNEVLSTYFREKEKPELAIYRDRILALNDKIINLNNDSKLKVFNGEIGYISKFIYSTDSKKEKKLTHVTVDFDGNDNKSVTYSRNSFLENTYPAYCTSVHKYQGSECKAVIVVLFSEAKRLISKKLIYTAITRAKEYSVIVGEKEALEFGINNDNDSNRITNIRYLWQKKYNK from the coding sequence ATGAAGAGACAACATTCACAAGTAATTGGGATATTTGAAAAGAGATTATGACAATCAAAAGATCGTAGAACATTGATTGTTGCTTTTCGTGTTCTTGAAAATGATAAAAATAATCCAGTTAATGTTAATTTATACAATTCTATATCAATAACTATTAAAGATAATTTATTTGAAGAACTTAAAATTCAAGCTTATGATAAGACTTATGAAATAACAATTTATAAAAACGATTCATCAAAATATTCTGATAGTTATTTAATTAACTATGATTATCCACTTAAGATTGTTCAAAGTGAAATAACGAGCAATGAGTCTTTAAATTATATAAATCGAGTAATTAAGTTACCAATTTTTAAAGATGTGGAAAATATTAAGACCAATATTTTAATAAAGGAACTAGGAGAAAATGTTTTCCAAAGAATATACGATTCAAAAAAAATGTTTGGTCCTGATTTTGGAATTGAAGAAGAAAAGTGAAACCAGTTTGTGAAAATAGTGAAAGACAATTATCAATATATAGTTGATATGACCCACTTATTTAAAATTAATGTTTCTTATTCAGGATGTAAATTAATTTTAAATAAATTCGATAGCTTAAAAAGTTTTTTAAATGAATATTTTGACAGTTTATATGATTTTTATTTTGATATTGATGAAGACGAAAAAATAAAATTATCTGATATTGATAAGATAGTTAAAGAATATAATCCTACTTCACTATTTCAAAAGAATTCAACTTATTTATATTCTGTACTTGAAGATTACTTTTTTAATTCCGGTAATACAAGAATAAAAAAAGAAGATTGTTACAAAATACTACTTGAATATTCTAAAGAAGAAAACCTTGTAACTAATATCGATCATTTTTATGATGCAATTAATTTGTTATTAGAAAAACGTCTTTTAGTTGAACTAGAGTATAATGATGGATCTTATTACACAACTCGTGACACCATTTATATGGAAGAATATATTTTAAAACGTCTAGCTAATTTAAAGAAAAAAGAGAAAAGCAAAGCAAATATAATCTTTAGTATCCCTTCGAAATTTGATGATAATCAAGCCAAAGCAATTAAAGCAGCTTTAACTAAAGACTTAGTTTTAATTACTGGAAACCCTGGAACAGGTAAAACATTAATAACTAATGAAATCATTGATCAATTATTAGACAATTATCACGAAGAAGATGTTGCCATCTTAACGCCAACTGGAAGAGCAACAATAAATATTAATGCTAATCAAGAAAGAAAAAGAGCTCAAACAATTCATAGTTTCTTATGGTGAGATCAAGATACAAACAGATATTTTGTTAATGAAAATGCACCTTCTGATGTAAGCATTTTAATTATTGATGAGTTTTCAATGGTTCCATTAGGTCTTTTTTATAAATTGTTAAAAGGAATTTCAAAATATACTTTAGAAAAAATCATATTAGTTGGTGATAAAGATCAACTTCCAGCTATTGGTAGCGGTTATTTAATTAAAGACTTTATTGTAAATGATATTTTTGACACAATTGTGTTAAAGAAAATTTACCGTCAGGCAGGAAATTATGAAATTGTAAATGATGCTTTAAAAATTAATGATGGACTTTTTCCCGAATTTAGTTCTAAAAACTCTCAATTTTATCCTACTAAAAGAAAAGATTTAAAATACAAAATCATTGACAAAATTGAAGAACTTTTAGCAAAGGGATATGATAAAAAAGAAATTGCTGTTTTAAGTCCTATGTATAAGCATGAAACAGGAATAGATGAATTGAATGAAGTTTTATCTACTTATTTTAGAGAAAAAGAAAAACCTGAATTAGCGATATACCGTGATCGAATCCTAGCCTTAAACGATAAGATTATAAATTTAAACAATGATTCTAAATTAAAGGTTTTTAATGGTGAAATAGGATACATTTCAAAATTTATTTATTCTACTGATTCTAAAAAAGAAAAAAAATTAACTCATGTAACAGTTGATTTTGATGGTAATGATAATAAATCTGTTACTTATTCAAGAAATTCTTTCCTTGAAAACACATATCCAGCTTACTGTACTAGTGTTCACAAATATCAAGGTAGCGAGTGTAAAGCTGTTATTGTTGTGTTATTTTCAGAGGCTAAAAGATTGATAAGTAAAAAATTAATTTACACAGCAATTACAAGAGCAAAAGAGTATAGTGTTATTGTTGGAGAAAAAGAAGCCTTAGAGTTTGGAATTAATAATGATAATGATTCAAATAGAATAACTAATATTCGATATTTATGACAAAAGAAATATAA